From the genome of Streptomyces sp. NBC_00659, one region includes:
- the rpmH gene encoding 50S ribosomal protein L34: MSKRTFQPNNRRRAKTHGFRLRMRTRAGRAILANRRGKGRASLSA; encoded by the coding sequence GTGAGCAAGCGCACCTTCCAGCCGAACAACCGTCGTCGCGCCAAGACCCACGGCTTCCGCCTGCGGATGCGCACCCGTGCCGGCCGCGCGATTCTCGCGAACCGCCGTGGCAAGGGTCGCGCCAGCCTGTCCGCCTGA
- the gnd gene encoding phosphogluconate dehydrogenase (NAD(+)-dependent, decarboxylating): MELGLVGLGKMGGNMRERIRRAGHTVIGYDRNPDLADVHSLEELVGKLKGPRVVWVMVPAGAATQATVDELAALLEPGDVVVDGGNSRWTDDEKHAVELGIKGIGFVDCGVSGGVWGLENGYALMYGGHADHVAQVQPIFDALKPEGDFGAVHAGKVGAGHFAKMVHNGIEYAMMQAYAEGWELLEKVDSVTDVREVFRSWQEGTVIRSWLLDLAVNALDEDEHLEKLRGFAQDSGEGRWTVEAAIDHAVPLPAITASLFARFASRQDDSPQMKMIAALRNQFGGHAVEKA, from the coding sequence ATGGAGCTCGGTCTCGTCGGCCTCGGCAAGATGGGCGGCAACATGCGCGAGCGGATCCGCCGCGCAGGTCACACCGTCATCGGATACGACCGCAACCCGGACCTCGCCGATGTCCACAGCCTGGAAGAACTTGTGGGCAAGCTCAAGGGCCCGCGCGTGGTGTGGGTCATGGTCCCCGCGGGCGCCGCGACCCAGGCCACCGTCGACGAGCTGGCCGCCCTGCTGGAGCCGGGCGACGTCGTCGTGGACGGCGGCAACTCGCGCTGGACGGACGACGAGAAGCACGCCGTCGAGCTGGGCATCAAGGGCATCGGCTTCGTCGACTGCGGCGTCTCCGGCGGCGTCTGGGGCCTGGAGAACGGCTACGCGCTGATGTACGGCGGCCACGCCGATCACGTCGCCCAGGTACAGCCGATCTTCGACGCGCTCAAGCCCGAAGGCGACTTCGGAGCGGTCCACGCCGGCAAGGTCGGCGCGGGCCACTTCGCGAAGATGGTCCACAACGGCATCGAGTACGCCATGATGCAGGCTTACGCCGAGGGCTGGGAGCTCCTGGAGAAGGTCGACTCCGTCACGGACGTGCGCGAGGTCTTCCGTTCCTGGCAGGAGGGCACGGTCATCCGCTCCTGGCTGCTCGACCTCGCCGTCAACGCGCTGGACGAGGACGAGCACCTGGAGAAGCTCAGGGGCTTCGCGCAGGACTCCGGCGAGGGCCGGTGGACCGTGGAGGCCGCCATCGACCACGCGGTGCCGCTGCCCGCGATCACCGCGTCGCTCTTCGCCCGCTTCGCCTCGCGGCAGGACGACTCGCCGCAGATGAAGATGATCGCGGCGCTGCGCAACCAGTTCGGCGGCCACGCCGTCGAGAAGGCCTGA
- a CDS encoding Jag family protein: MTEGTTSAAAEGDTLTRLEQEGEIAADYLEGLLDIADLDGDIDMDVEADRAAVSIISDSGGRDLQKLVGRDGEVLEALQELTRLAVHRETGDRSRLMLDIGGFRAKKREELSELGAKAAAEVKSSGEPVKMDPMTPFERKVVHDAVKAAGLRSESEGEEPQRFVVVLPA, translated from the coding sequence GTGACGGAAGGCACCACCTCCGCCGCCGCTGAGGGCGACACCCTGACCCGCCTGGAGCAGGAAGGCGAGATCGCGGCGGACTACCTCGAGGGTCTGCTCGACATCGCCGATCTCGACGGCGACATCGACATGGACGTCGAGGCCGACCGCGCCGCTGTCTCGATCATCAGCGACTCGGGCGGCCGCGACCTGCAGAAGCTGGTCGGCCGTGACGGCGAGGTGCTGGAAGCGCTCCAGGAGCTCACTCGCCTGGCCGTGCACCGGGAGACCGGGGACCGCAGCCGGCTGATGCTGGACATCGGGGGATTCCGGGCCAAGAAGCGCGAGGAGCTCTCCGAGCTGGGCGCCAAGGCCGCCGCCGAGGTCAAGAGCTCCGGTGAGCCGGTCAAGATGGACCCGATGACGCCCTTCGAGCGCAAGGTCGTGCACGACGCGGTCAAGGCCGCCGGCCTGCGCAGCGAGTCCGAGGGCGAGGAGCCGCAGCGCTTCGTCGTCGTGCTCCCCGCCTGA
- the recF gene encoding DNA replication/repair protein RecF (All proteins in this family for which functions are known are DNA-binding proteins that assist the filamentation of RecA onto DNA for the initiation of recombination or recombinational repair.), with protein MHVTHLSLADYRSYARVEVPLDPGVTAFVGPNGQGKTNLVEAVGYLATLGSHRVSSDAPLVRMGADRAIIRANVRQGERQQLIELELNPGKANRARINRSSQVRPRDVLGIVRTVLFAPEDLALIKGDPGERRRFLDELITARSPRMAGVRSDYDRVLKQRNTLLKSAAMARRHGGRTMDLSTLDVWDQHLARVGAELMAQRLDLVAAIQPLADKAYEQLAPGGGPVALEYKASSPGVVGHAREELYAQLMAAMEEGRKPEIERGVTLVGPHRDDLVLKLGQLPAKGYASHGESWSYALALRLASYDLLRAEGNEPVLVLDDVFAELDSRRRERLAELVAPGEQVLVTAAVDDDVPDVLAGTRYAVSEGTVERL; from the coding sequence ATGCACGTCACGCATCTGTCGCTGGCCGACTACCGCTCGTACGCCCGGGTCGAGGTCCCGCTCGACCCGGGCGTCACCGCGTTCGTGGGGCCCAACGGGCAGGGCAAGACGAATCTGGTCGAGGCCGTCGGCTATCTCGCGACCCTCGGCAGCCACCGCGTCTCCTCGGACGCGCCGCTCGTCCGCATGGGCGCCGACCGGGCGATCATCCGGGCCAATGTCCGCCAGGGAGAGCGCCAGCAGCTCATAGAGCTGGAGCTGAACCCCGGCAAGGCCAACCGCGCCCGCATCAACAGGTCCTCCCAGGTCAGACCCCGTGACGTACTCGGCATCGTACGAACCGTCCTGTTCGCACCCGAAGATCTCGCCCTGATCAAGGGCGACCCCGGGGAGCGACGCCGGTTCCTCGACGAACTGATCACCGCCCGCTCCCCGCGCATGGCAGGCGTCCGATCCGACTACGACCGGGTCCTCAAGCAGCGCAACACCCTGCTGAAGTCGGCCGCGATGGCCCGCCGGCACGGCGGCCGCACCATGGACCTGTCCACGCTCGACGTGTGGGACCAGCACCTCGCGCGCGTGGGAGCCGAGCTGATGGCCCAGCGGCTCGACCTGGTCGCGGCGATCCAGCCGCTGGCCGACAAGGCGTACGAGCAGCTGGCGCCCGGCGGCGGGCCCGTCGCCCTGGAGTACAAGGCGTCCTCGCCCGGCGTCGTGGGTCACGCCCGCGAGGAGCTCTACGCACAGCTCATGGCTGCCATGGAGGAGGGCCGCAAGCCGGAGATCGAGCGCGGTGTGACCCTCGTGGGGCCCCACCGGGACGATCTGGTGCTCAAGCTCGGCCAGCTGCCCGCCAAGGGATACGCCTCGCACGGAGAGTCCTGGTCGTACGCGCTCGCGCTGCGCCTGGCCTCGTACGACCTGCTCAGGGCCGAGGGCAACGAGCCGGTGCTGGTCCTCGACGACGTCTTCGCGGAGCTGGACAGCCGCAGACGCGAGCGCCTCGCGGAGCTTGTCGCCCCCGGTGAGCAGGTCCTTGTGACAGCCGCGGTGGACGACGACGTACCGGATGTTCTGGCCGGGACGCGGTACGCCGTGTCCGAAGGCACGGTGGAGCGGCTATGA
- the rnpA gene encoding ribonuclease P protein component produces the protein MLPTEHRLRRREDFATAVRRGRRAGRPLLVVHLRSGATDPHAPGESAPSTRAGFVVSKAVGGAVVRNKVKRRLRHLMRDRVALLPPGSLVVVRALPGAGDADHEQLARDLDAALQRLLGGGAR, from the coding sequence GTGCTGCCTACCGAGCATCGGCTGAGGCGGCGCGAAGACTTCGCGACCGCGGTACGCCGAGGACGCCGGGCCGGACGCCCGCTTCTCGTCGTCCATCTACGTAGCGGTGCAACGGACCCGCACGCGCCTGGGGAGAGCGCTCCCTCGACGCGTGCGGGTTTCGTCGTGAGCAAAGCCGTGGGCGGAGCCGTCGTACGCAACAAGGTGAAGCGCAGACTTCGCCATCTGATGCGCGACCGAGTCGCCCTGTTGCCCCCCGGTAGCCTGGTAGTCGTACGAGCGCTGCCCGGTGCGGGTGACGCCGACCATGAACAGCTGGCCCGAGACCTGGATGCCGCCCTGCAGCGGCTGCTGGGAGGGGGCGCGCGATGA
- the dnaA gene encoding chromosomal replication initiator protein DnaA, with protein sequence MADVPADLAAVWPRVLEQLLGEGRGQGVEVKDEHWIKRCQPLALVADTALLAVPNEFAKNVLEGRLAPIVSETLSRECGRPIRIAITVDDSAGEPSMPAPPRYEEPELPAGPVQGRDPYEGQGRDDRGGYDSGAYDGTQTRDDRGGYEGQGREDRGGYDAGQGRDDRGTYEPQGRDDRAPYNSRRDGYEGYGRHRADDHRGGRAEQLPGAPGDQLPTARPAYPDYQRPEPGAWPRHSQDDYGWQQQRLGFPERDPYASPQDYRPQSVERSPYEQRQDYDQRSDRRDLPDPSDSGQGRRGGPSLPSVGGAPGSKSAQPAPSPGPGEPTARLNPKYLFDTFVIGASNRFAHAAAVAVAEAPAKAYNPLFIYGESGLGKTHLLHAIGHYARSLYPGTRVRYVSSEEFTNEFINSIRDGKGDSFRKRYREMDILLVDDIQFLADKESTQEEFFHTFNTLHNANKQIVLSSDRPPKQLVTLEDRLRNRFEWGLITDVQPPELETRIAILRKKAVQEQLNAPPEVLEFIASRISRNIRELEGALIRVTAFASLNRQPVDLGLTEIVLKDLIPGGEDSAPEITATAIMAATADYFGLTVDDLCGSSRSRVLVTARQIAMYLCRELTDLSLPKIGAQFGGRDHTTVMHADRKIRALMAERRSIYNQVTELTNRIKNG encoded by the coding sequence GTGGCTGACGTACCTGCCGATCTTGCCGCAGTGTGGCCACGCGTACTGGAACAACTTCTGGGCGAGGGCCGCGGACAGGGTGTCGAGGTGAAGGACGAGCACTGGATCAAGCGGTGCCAGCCCTTGGCCCTGGTGGCGGACACCGCTCTGCTCGCCGTCCCCAACGAGTTCGCCAAGAACGTACTGGAAGGCCGTCTCGCTCCGATCGTGAGCGAGACGCTGAGCCGTGAGTGCGGGCGACCCATCCGCATCGCCATCACCGTCGACGACTCCGCGGGCGAGCCCTCGATGCCCGCGCCGCCCCGCTACGAGGAGCCCGAGCTCCCCGCCGGACCGGTCCAGGGCCGTGACCCCTACGAGGGCCAGGGTCGTGACGACCGCGGCGGCTACGACAGCGGCGCGTACGACGGCACACAGACCCGGGACGACCGCGGGGGGTACGAGGGCCAGGGACGGGAGGACCGCGGCGGCTACGACGCCGGCCAGGGCCGTGACGACCGCGGCACGTACGAGCCGCAGGGCCGTGACGACCGCGCTCCGTACAACTCCCGCCGCGACGGATACGAGGGCTACGGCCGCCACCGCGCCGACGACCACCGCGGCGGCCGCGCCGAACAGCTGCCCGGTGCCCCGGGCGACCAGCTGCCGACCGCCCGTCCCGCGTACCCGGACTACCAGCGCCCGGAGCCGGGTGCCTGGCCGCGCCACTCCCAGGACGACTACGGCTGGCAGCAGCAGCGCCTCGGCTTCCCCGAGCGGGACCCCTACGCCTCGCCGCAGGACTACCGGCCCCAGTCGGTGGAGCGCTCGCCCTACGAGCAGCGCCAGGACTACGACCAGCGCTCCGACCGCCGCGATCTGCCGGACCCGTCCGACAGCGGTCAGGGGCGCAGGGGCGGCCCCTCACTGCCGTCCGTGGGCGGTGCCCCCGGGTCGAAGTCCGCGCAGCCCGCGCCGTCGCCGGGCCCGGGCGAGCCCACCGCGCGGCTGAACCCGAAGTACCTCTTCGACACGTTCGTGATCGGCGCCTCGAACCGCTTCGCGCACGCCGCCGCCGTGGCCGTCGCCGAGGCACCGGCGAAGGCGTACAACCCCCTCTTCATCTACGGGGAGTCGGGGCTCGGCAAGACGCACCTGCTGCACGCGATCGGGCACTACGCGCGCAGCCTCTATCCGGGCACCCGGGTGCGGTACGTGAGCTCGGAGGAGTTCACCAACGAGTTCATCAACTCCATCCGCGACGGCAAGGGCGACAGCTTCCGCAAGCGGTACCGGGAGATGGACATCCTGCTCGTCGACGACATCCAGTTCCTCGCGGACAAGGAGTCGACGCAGGAGGAGTTCTTCCACACCTTCAACACGCTCCACAACGCGAACAAGCAGATCGTGCTCTCCAGCGACCGGCCGCCCAAGCAGCTGGTCACCCTGGAGGACCGGCTGCGCAACCGCTTCGAGTGGGGTCTGATCACCGACGTCCAGCCGCCCGAGCTGGAGACCCGTATCGCCATCCTCCGCAAGAAGGCGGTGCAGGAGCAGCTCAACGCCCCGCCGGAGGTGCTGGAGTTCATCGCGTCCCGGATCTCGCGCAACATCCGCGAGCTGGAGGGCGCGCTGATCCGGGTGACGGCGTTCGCGTCGCTCAACCGGCAGCCGGTGGACCTCGGTCTGACGGAGATCGTCCTCAAGGACCTGATCCCCGGCGGCGAGGACTCGGCCCCCGAGATCACCGCGACCGCGATCATGGCGGCCACCGCCGACTACTTCGGCCTCACGGTGGACGATCTGTGCGGGTCCTCGCGCAGCCGCGTCCTGGTGACGGCACGGCAGATCGCCATGTACCTGTGCCGTGAGCTCACCGATCTGTCCCTGCCGAAGATCGGCGCGCAGTTCGGCGGCCGCGACCACACGACCGTGATGCACGCGGACCGCAAGATCCGCGCGCTGATGGCCGAGCGCCGCTCCATCTACAACCAGGTCACCGAACTCACGAACCGCATCAAGAACGGCTGA
- the yidC gene encoding membrane protein insertase YidC — protein sequence MDTIAGLFSFITTPVSWVIVQFHAVYGEIFGPDTGWAWGLSIVSLVILIRICLIPLFVKQIKATRAMQTLQPEMKKIQERYKNDKQRQSEEMMKLYKETGTNPLSSCLPILAQSPFFFALYHVLNAIATGSTIGVINDSLLASARKAHIFGAPLAAKFTDSQSTVEALGASLMDVRVVTAVMIVLMSASQFYTQRQLMTKNVDTTVKTPFMQQQKMLMYVFPVMFAVFGINFPVGVLVYWLTTNVWTMGQQMYVIRNNPTPGSKAQAAYLERLQKHVTQHGKTRGRGEKAIVKAIVAKGRDRNEFERKFINGLTKAGLVAQPDGLVVAGENTTVVESEDGTTTTAAAVPKRQQPKRQTKAQRQSGVASSSAPADDAEPKMSLSKSDEPQDAKPSSAAKPASGSGSKPGTGTRSKAQSGQRKGPQRPKSPSKK from the coding sequence GTGGACACGATTGCCGGCCTTTTCAGCTTCATCACGACACCCGTTTCCTGGGTCATCGTCCAGTTCCACGCCGTGTACGGGGAGATCTTCGGTCCCGACACGGGCTGGGCCTGGGGCTTGTCCATCGTTTCCCTGGTGATCCTGATCCGAATCTGCCTGATCCCGCTCTTCGTGAAGCAGATCAAGGCCACTCGGGCCATGCAGACCCTGCAGCCCGAGATGAAGAAGATCCAGGAGCGCTACAAGAACGACAAGCAGCGCCAGTCCGAAGAGATGATGAAGCTGTACAAGGAGACGGGTACCAACCCGCTCTCCTCGTGCCTTCCCATCCTGGCCCAGTCGCCGTTCTTCTTCGCGCTGTACCACGTGCTCAACGCCATCGCCACGGGCTCGACGATCGGTGTCATCAACGATTCGTTGCTGGCCAGTGCCCGTAAGGCGCACATCTTCGGTGCCCCCCTCGCCGCGAAGTTCACGGACAGCCAGAGCACGGTCGAGGCGCTCGGTGCTTCGCTGATGGACGTCCGTGTCGTCACCGCGGTCATGATCGTGCTGATGTCGGCGTCGCAGTTCTACACCCAGCGTCAGCTCATGACGAAGAACGTCGACACCACGGTGAAGACGCCTTTCATGCAGCAGCAGAAGATGCTGATGTACGTCTTCCCGGTCATGTTCGCCGTCTTCGGCATCAACTTCCCGGTCGGTGTCCTCGTCTACTGGCTGACCACCAACGTGTGGACCATGGGCCAGCAGATGTACGTCATCCGCAACAACCCGACCCCGGGCTCGAAGGCTCAGGCCGCGTACCTGGAGCGCCTGCAGAAGCACGTCACGCAGCACGGCAAGACCCGCGGACGTGGCGAGAAGGCGATCGTCAAGGCCATCGTCGCCAAGGGCCGCGACCGCAACGAGTTCGAGCGCAAGTTCATCAACGGCCTGACCAAGGCGGGTCTCGTGGCGCAGCCCGACGGCCTCGTGGTGGCCGGCGAGAACACGACGGTCGTCGAGTCCGAGGACGGCACCACGACCACCGCGGCCGCCGTTCCCAAGCGTCAGCAGCCGAAGCGCCAGACCAAGGCGCAGCGTCAGTCGGGCGTGGCGTCCAGCAGCGCGCCGGCGGACGACGCGGAGCCGAAGATGTCGCTGAGCAAGTCCGACGAGCCGCAGGATGCCAAGCCCTCCTCCGCCGCGAAGCCGGCCTCTGGAAGCGGTAGCAAGCCCGGCACCGGTACCCGCAGCAAGGCCCAGTCCGGACAGCGCAAGGGCCCGCAGCGGCCCAAGTCCCCGTCCAAGAAGTAA
- a CDS encoding DUF721 domain-containing protein produces the protein MTENTSGTGGEGASGAGPRKKTPEPSGVDLARVALRAAKEQARARGDAAQQKKQARRGGGLRSGSGADGRDPMALGAAINRLLTDRGWEAPAAVGGVMGRWPQIVGDDLANHCVPLRYDDDPAERVLTVQCDSTAWATQLRLLAPQLVARLNQDLGHGTVRLLKVQGPTGPSRRYGPLRAPGSTGPGDTYG, from the coding sequence ATGACGGAGAACACATCGGGAACGGGTGGCGAGGGCGCGTCCGGCGCCGGGCCCCGCAAGAAGACCCCGGAGCCGTCCGGCGTCGACCTCGCGCGCGTGGCGCTGCGCGCCGCGAAGGAGCAGGCACGCGCGCGTGGGGACGCTGCCCAGCAGAAGAAGCAGGCGCGGCGCGGCGGTGGCCTGCGCTCCGGCTCCGGTGCCGACGGACGCGACCCCATGGCGCTCGGCGCCGCCATCAACCGGCTGCTCACCGACCGCGGCTGGGAGGCCCCGGCCGCGGTGGGCGGCGTGATGGGCCGCTGGCCGCAGATCGTCGGCGACGACCTGGCCAACCACTGCGTTCCGCTGCGCTACGACGACGACCCCGCCGAGCGGGTGCTCACGGTGCAGTGCGACTCGACCGCCTGGGCGACCCAGCTGCGCCTGCTGGCGCCGCAACTGGTGGCGCGGCTGAACCAGGACCTCGGTCACGGCACCGTGCGTCTGCTCAAGGTCCAGGGGCCGACGGGCCCCTCGCGCCGGTACGGGCCGCTGCGCGCTCCGGGCAGCACGGGTCCCGGCGACACCTACGGGTGA
- the rsmG gene encoding 16S rRNA (guanine(527)-N(7))-methyltransferase RsmG, with protein sequence MTEAAELPPAPEQAREVFGDRFADAVRYAELLAEAGVQRGLIGPREVPRLWERHLLNCAVLSEVVPEGVTVCDVGSGAGLPGIPLALVREDLKITLLEPLLRRTNFLTEVVELLGLDHVTVVRGRAEEVMGTLQPVHVVTARAVAPLDRLATWGVPLLRPYGEMLALKGDTAEEELKASAAALSKLGAVETSILHVGEGIVDPMSTVVRVEVGESPGGVRFAAKRAKAARTGRTRRRR encoded by the coding sequence GTGACGGAGGCAGCGGAGCTTCCCCCCGCGCCCGAGCAGGCGCGCGAGGTATTCGGTGATCGCTTCGCGGACGCGGTCCGGTACGCGGAACTGCTGGCCGAGGCGGGAGTGCAGCGTGGGCTGATCGGCCCGCGGGAAGTGCCCCGGCTGTGGGAGCGGCACCTGCTGAACTGCGCGGTGCTCTCGGAGGTCGTGCCCGAGGGCGTGACCGTATGCGACGTCGGTTCCGGTGCGGGGCTGCCCGGCATCCCCTTGGCGCTCGTCCGGGAGGACCTCAAGATCACACTGCTCGAGCCCCTGCTGCGCCGGACCAATTTCCTCACCGAGGTCGTGGAACTGCTCGGCCTCGACCACGTGACCGTCGTACGCGGCCGCGCCGAGGAAGTCATGGGCACGCTCCAGCCGGTTCATGTGGTGACCGCCAGGGCGGTCGCTCCGCTCGACCGGCTGGCGACGTGGGGTGTCCCGCTGCTGCGCCCGTACGGCGAGATGCTGGCCCTCAAGGGCGACACGGCCGAGGAGGAGCTCAAAGCCTCTGCCGCGGCGCTGAGCAAGCTCGGTGCCGTGGAGACCTCCATCCTCCATGTCGGTGAGGGCATCGTGGATCCGATGTCCACCGTGGTGCGGGTGGAGGTCGGCGAGAGCCCCGGCGGTGTTCGCTTCGCGGCGAAGCGGGCCAAGGCCGCCAGGACGGGCCGGACGCGCCGCCGACGCTGA
- the dnaN gene encoding DNA polymerase III subunit beta — MKIRVERDVLAEAVAWAARSLPARPPAPVLAGLLLKAEEGALSLSSFDYEVSARVSVDAEIDEEGTVLVSGRLLADICRALPNRPVEISTDGVRATVVCGSSRFTLHTLPVEEYPALPQMPSATGTVPGEVFASAAAQVAIAAGRDDTLPVLTGVRIEIEGDKVTLASTDRYRFAVREFLWKPENPEASAVALVPAKTLLDTAKALTGGDSVILALSGSGAGEGLIGFEGAGRRTTTRLLEGDLPKYRSLFPTEFNSIAVIETAPFVEAVKRVALVAERNTPVRLSFEQGVLILEAGSSDDAQAVERVDAQLEGDDVSIAFNPTFLLDGLSAIDSPVAQLSFTTSTKPALLSGKPAVDAEADEAYKYLIMPVRLSG; from the coding sequence GTGAAGATCCGGGTGGAACGCGACGTACTCGCGGAGGCAGTGGCCTGGGCGGCACGCAGCCTCCCGGCCCGTCCGCCGGCTCCTGTGCTCGCAGGCCTCCTCCTGAAGGCCGAGGAGGGCGCACTGAGCCTCTCCAGCTTCGACTACGAGGTCTCGGCGAGGGTCTCCGTGGACGCGGAGATCGACGAAGAGGGCACGGTTCTCGTGTCCGGCCGGCTCCTCGCGGACATCTGCCGGGCGCTGCCCAACCGGCCGGTGGAGATTTCCACAGACGGTGTACGGGCGACGGTGGTCTGCGGCTCCTCGCGGTTCACACTCCACACCCTGCCTGTGGAGGAGTACCCGGCACTGCCCCAGATGCCGTCGGCGACCGGCACCGTCCCCGGTGAGGTCTTCGCCTCCGCCGCCGCCCAGGTGGCCATCGCCGCCGGGCGCGACGACACGCTCCCCGTGCTCACCGGTGTGCGCATCGAGATCGAGGGCGACAAGGTCACCCTGGCGTCCACCGACCGGTACCGCTTCGCGGTCCGCGAGTTCCTGTGGAAGCCGGAGAACCCCGAGGCGTCCGCGGTCGCCCTGGTGCCGGCCAAGACGCTCCTGGACACCGCCAAGGCCCTCACGGGCGGCGACAGCGTGATCCTGGCGCTGTCCGGCTCCGGCGCGGGCGAGGGACTGATCGGCTTCGAGGGCGCCGGGCGGCGTACGACCACCCGTCTGCTCGAAGGCGACCTCCCGAAGTACCGCTCCCTGTTCCCGACGGAGTTCAACTCCATCGCCGTCATCGAGACCGCCCCCTTCGTGGAGGCCGTCAAGCGTGTGGCCCTGGTCGCCGAGCGCAACACCCCGGTGCGGCTGAGCTTCGAGCAGGGCGTGCTGATCCTGGAGGCCGGCTCCAGCGACGACGCACAGGCTGTGGAAAGGGTCGACGCCCAGCTGGAGGGCGACGACGTCTCGATCGCCTTCAACCCGACGTTCCTGCTCGACGGCCTGAGCGCCATCGACTCGCCGGTGGCCCAGCTCTCCTTCACGACGTCCACGAAGCCGGCGCTGCTCAGCGGCAAGCCCGCGGTGGACGCCGAGGCGGACGAGGCCTACAAGTACCTGATCATGCCGGTGCGCCTGTCCGGCTGA
- the yidD gene encoding membrane protein insertion efficiency factor YidD → MKYPLLALIKLYQWTISPLLGPVCKYYPSCSRYGYTAIDRHGAIKGTALTAWRILRCNPWSLGGVDHVPQRKRPRWHELLRNAWRARKGGTSAEPATGDTTAPSPAAETPSHAQGA, encoded by the coding sequence ATGAAGTACCCACTGCTTGCTCTCATCAAGCTGTACCAGTGGACGATCAGCCCGTTGCTCGGGCCGGTCTGCAAGTACTACCCGTCGTGCTCCCGATACGGCTACACAGCCATTGACCGGCACGGTGCGATCAAGGGAACGGCACTCACCGCCTGGCGCATCCTCCGGTGCAATCCGTGGTCGCTGGGCGGTGTGGACCATGTTCCGCAACGCAAGCGACCGCGGTGGCACGAATTGCTGCGTAACGCCTGGCGTGCACGCAAGGGCGGGACCTCCGCCGAACCGGCCACCGGGGACACCACTGCCCCGAGCCCGGCCGCTGAGACCCCGTCCCATGCTCAAGGAGCTTGA
- a CDS encoding ParA family protein has translation MGGSVHCEPEVEESESLRSDANIAGPMTDPVPGPRTESMGEDVSRETPPPMDDTPIGRAAQLAVEALGRAGEGLPRPEQTRVMVVANQKGGVGKTTTTVNLAASLALHGARVLVIDLDPQGNASTALGIDHHAEVPSIYDVLIDSRPLSEVVQPVPDVEGLFCAPATIDLAGAEIELVSLVARESRLERAILAYEQPLDYILIDCPPSLGLLTVNALVAGAEVLIPIQCEYYALEGLGQLLRNVDLVRGHLNPDLHVSTILLTMYDGRTRLASQVAEEVRSHFGKEVLRTSIPRSVRISEAPSYGQTVLTYDPGSSGALSYLEAAREIALRGVGVAYDAQHAHVGGQNDQNMVEGIQ, from the coding sequence ATGGGAGGCTCTGTTCATTGCGAGCCTGAAGTCGAGGAGAGTGAATCCTTGCGGTCCGACGCCAACATCGCGGGACCGATGACCGATCCGGTCCCCGGTCCCCGTACCGAGTCGATGGGGGAGGATGTTTCACGTGAAACACCGCCCCCGATGGACGACACTCCCATCGGTCGTGCTGCCCAACTGGCTGTGGAGGCGCTAGGTCGCGCCGGTGAGGGCCTGCCACGGCCCGAGCAGACCCGAGTCATGGTGGTCGCCAACCAGAAGGGCGGGGTGGGTAAGACCACGACCACGGTCAACCTTGCCGCTTCGCTGGCCCTGCACGGCGCCCGGGTCCTGGTGATCGACCTCGACCCTCAGGGCAATGCCTCCACGGCGCTGGGGATCGACCACCACGCAGAGGTTCCATCGATCTACGACGTGCTGATCGACAGCAGGCCGCTCTCCGAGGTCGTTCAGCCGGTCCCTGATGTCGAGGGCCTCTTCTGCGCCCCCGCCACCATCGATCTCGCCGGTGCGGAGATCGAGCTGGTGTCGCTGGTGGCCCGTGAGAGCCGGCTGGAACGAGCGATCCTGGCGTACGAGCAGCCGCTGGACTACATCCTCATCGACTGCCCGCCGTCGCTCGGCCTGCTGACGGTCAACGCTCTGGTCGCCGGCGCGGAAGTGCTCATCCCCATTCAGTGCGAGTACTACGCGCTCGAAGGCCTGGGGCAACTCCTGCGCAACGTCGACCTGGTGCGAGGGCACCTCAATCCCGACCTGCACGTCTCGACGATTCTGCTCACCATGTACGACGGCCGGACCCGCCTCGCGTCCCAGGTCGCGGAGGAGGTGCGCAGTCACTTCGGCAAGGAGGTGCTGCGGACGAGCATTCCGCGTTCGGTGCGTATTTCGGAGGCCCCGAGTTACGGGCAGACGGTTCTGACTTACGATCCGGGTTCGAGCGGTGCTCTCTCGTATCTTGAGGCCGCGCGCGAAATCGCCCTGCGAGGAGTCGGAGTGGCGTACGACGCGCAACATGCCCATGTGGGCGGACAGAACGATCAGAACATGGTGGAGGGGATCCAGTGA